In one window of Ptiloglossa arizonensis isolate GNS036 chromosome 5, iyPtiAriz1_principal, whole genome shotgun sequence DNA:
- the LOC143147413 gene encoding uncharacterized protein LOC143147413 gives MAVGVLSVEIPTVCPPNGNPVSGAVHIAHETDCTKFYKYFMGKKYEIDCALDVNGDRLYFNPETQVCDWRWNVTCNNVPDPECVSSHDGFVWSHTFDCSLYYRCDKGKKRLVRCDKGSLFDPERLSCKPEEDVNCDKPLNNNECTSDTNGVLFPHECNCHEYYKCSNGELILKVCNSVELFDHNLGKCVPSEKAVCNSTRPSNTVCPATGTVRLPHKRNCSLYYNCKDGVKTVQRCTTGLFFDEIMGMCAWWKDVDCGSRSTRQTSPTENAASTIDEIYTPESSNEILRLPHPCVCNLYYRFVDGVTYRRFCPEGQEFDYIHQVCGEPETVHCVRPIPPPMTPKSTYSPSTTPKSTYTSSTTSKFTYSLSTTTNRPDYTGFPIGRVCPSWGTVKYPHEYDCSRYYECKNGVKELAKCLEGHYFNDLLQICDLPRNTNCTTGHGNECPISDCTTLLPDTESCSHYYRCVNGYKTRMSCSPGLLYNVNKQMCDLPQYVDCNQTKCPVGDTTYHPCNCHLYYECNEYGKKELKRCRDNLLYDYILKKCVERQYAHCWSNKEICVPGEARHHECQCNQYYRCSEDGQKEFLEYCDSNLLFDCDTLKCVSPDMNPKCCKDTTSLM, from the coding sequence ATGGCGGTCGGTGTACTTTCCGTCgaaattccaacggtatgcccacCGAACGGTAACCCTGTGTCCGGTGCTGTTCACATTGCTCACGAAACCGATTGCACCAAGTTCTACAAATACTTCATGGGCAAGAAATACGAAATAGACTGCGCCCTCGATGTTAACGGCGATAGATTATACTTTAATCCGGAAACGCAGGTTTGCGATTGGAGGTGGAACGTAACGTGCAACAACGTACCGGATCCGGAGTGTGTCTCTAGTCACGATGGATTCGTGTGGTCCCACACGTTCGATTGCAGTTTGTATTATCGTTGCgacaaaggtaagaaacgcctcgtGCGCTGCGACAAAGGATCGTTGTTCGATCCCGAACGGTTGTCCTGTAAACCCGAGGAGGACGTGAACTGCGACAAACCTTTGAACAACAACGAGTGCACATCGGATACAAACGGTGTACTATTCCCGCACGAGTGCAACTGTCACGAATATTACAAATGTTCGAACGGTGAACTGATCCTAAAGGTTTGCAACTCCGTCGAGCTGTTCGACCATAATCTCGGTAAATGCGTACCGAGTGAAAAGGCGGTGTGTAATTCCACTAGACCGTCGAACACGGTTTGCCCGGCGACCGGTACTGTGCGTTTACCGCACAAGAGAAACTGCAGCCTGTATTACAATTGCAAGGATGGTGTGAAAACCGTACAAAGATGTACAACCGGGCTCTTCTTCGACGAGATAATGGGTATGTGCGCTTGGTGGAAGGACGTCGATTGCGGCTCAAGATCCACGAGGCAAACGTCACCGACAGAGAACGCTGCTAGTACAATCGACGAGATTTACACACCGGAGAGTTCTAACGAAATTTTACGTTTGCCGCACCCTTGCGTTTGTAACTTGTACTACCGTTTCGTAGACGGGGTTACCTATCGAAGGTTCTGTCCGGAAGGTCAAGAATTCGATTACATCCATCAGGTTTGCGGCGAACCGGAAACGGTTCACTGTGTCAGGCCCATACCACCACCGATGACTCCAAAATCAACGTACTCGCCATCGACGACACCAAAATCAACGTACACATCATCGACCACTTCGAAATTCACGTACTCTCTATCGACGACTACAAATCGCCCCGATTACACGGGGTTCCCAATTGGAAGAGTATGTCCATCTTGGGGCACTGTGAAATATCCTCACGAATACGACTGTTCACGTTACTACGAATGCAAAAACGGTGTAAAGGAACTGGCCAAATGTTTGGAAGGTCATTACTTCAACGATCTGTTGCAAATCTGCGATTTGCCCAGGAACACGAACTGCACAACAGGACACGGTAACGAATGCCCTATATCCGATTGTACAACACTTTTGCCCGATACGGAAAGCTGTTCTCATTATTATCGGTGTGTAAATGGTTATAAAACGCGAATGAGCTGCTCTCCGGGTCTTTTGTACAACGTGAACAAGCAAATGTGCGATTTGCCACAATACGTGGACTGCAACCAGACAAAGTGTCCCGTGGGAGATACAACGTATCATCCGTGTAATTGTCATTTATACTACGAATGTAACGAGTATGGAAAGAAAGAACTTAAAAGGTGCCGCGATAATTTGTTATACGATTACATACTGAAGAAGTGCGTCGAGCGTCAGTATGCTCACTGTTGGAGCAATAAAGAGATATGCGTTCCGGGAGAAGCTAGACACCACGAGTGTCAATGCAACCAATATTATAGGTGTTCTGAGGATggacaaaaagaatttctcgaatattgCGATTCGAATTTGTTATTCGATTGCGATACATTGAAGTGCGTATCACCTGATATGAACCCAAAGTGTTGCAAAGATACTACCAGTTTGATGTAA